From Pararhodobacter zhoushanensis, the proteins below share one genomic window:
- a CDS encoding twin-arginine translocase TatA/TatE family subunit, which produces MGLTNIGLPGLLLIAVVVLVMFGRGKVAGLMGEVGKGITAFKRGIKDGSEELENQRDADATADTARDVTPTNRDNA; this is translated from the coding sequence ATGGGTCTGACCAATATCGGCCTTCCCGGCCTGCTTCTCATCGCTGTCGTGGTTCTGGTCATGTTCGGGCGCGGCAAAGTCGCCGGCCTGATGGGCGAAGTCGGCAAGGGCATCACTGCCTTCAAGCGCGGCATCAAGGACGGCAGCGAAGAGCTGGAAAACCAGCGCGACGCCGATGCGACCGCTGACACTGCCCGCGACGTGACCCCCACCAACCGCGACAACGCCTGA
- a CDS encoding helix-turn-helix transcriptional regulator, whose product MNRDQRLYDLVQILRDGKLHTAGELGQTMGVSTRTIWRDMAMMAATGIPVEGERGLGYILRTPLVLPPTALTQDEAGVLGEALRAIADDPAHPRARAARTLLYKIATLLPQAGLGEP is encoded by the coding sequence ATGAACCGCGATCAGCGACTTTACGACCTGGTGCAGATCCTGCGCGACGGCAAGCTGCATACGGCGGGTGAGCTGGGTCAGACCATGGGCGTCTCGACCCGTACGATCTGGCGCGACATGGCGATGATGGCGGCCACGGGCATTCCGGTCGAGGGTGAGCGGGGTCTGGGTTATATCCTGCGCACACCGCTGGTCCTGCCGCCGACCGCGTTGACGCAGGATGAGGCGGGGGTGCTGGGCGAGGCGCTGCGCGCCATTGCCGACGACCCGGCGCATCCGCGCGCGCGGGCTGCCCGAACGCTGCTCTACAAGATCGCCACGCTGTTGCCGCAGGCCGGGTTGGGGGAACCGTGA
- a CDS encoding acyl-CoA dehydrogenase family protein, with translation MTDTPASAPRSDLRTHEVFNQPTPAFRDPWAADRSLRRIVGEDTDLAALGAALGSRRMREAAHDAQTRLPEFRPFDRTGRRIDEVHFHPGYHTLMTLGLEAGYAATAWDGTGSHLRHAAINYMFSQIEPGVCCPMTMTYAAVPALAADADLAALWQPRLTARAYDPAMISVDRKRAATLGMAMTEKQGGSDVRANSTRAEPDGAGYRLYGHKWFCSAPMCDGFLTLAQLPEGLTCFLVPRWLPDDTRNPFTILRLKDKLGNKANASSEIEYDGTYAQRLGAPGRGVQTIIEMVHHTRLDTAMAPAGLMRAALGEALHWARGRTVFQKRLVDQPLMQAVLADLALEAEGALLLALDVARAFDDPARRPYARLAVALAKFASNKAAPGMIYECMECLGGMGYVEDTPLPMLYREAPLNSIWEGSGNVICLDILRTLAREPEAGAQLNARLDAARGLDGRFDTALNAHRDRWPGLPPEAQARWFAESLAALLTGAVMLADSPLAGEWLAVRMDARGRVAGAVGPLDTEAILGAV, from the coding sequence ATGACCGACACCCCCGCCAGCGCCCCGCGCAGTGATCTGCGCACGCATGAGGTGTTCAACCAGCCGACGCCTGCGTTCCGTGACCCCTGGGCCGCCGACCGCAGCCTGCGCCGGATCGTGGGTGAGGATACAGACCTGGCCGCTTTGGGGGCGGCGTTGGGGTCGCGCAGGATGCGCGAAGCGGCACACGATGCCCAAACGCGGTTGCCCGAGTTCCGCCCCTTTGACCGCACCGGTCGCCGCATTGACGAGGTTCACTTCCACCCCGGCTATCACACGCTGATGACACTGGGGCTTGAGGCGGGCTACGCTGCGACGGCATGGGACGGCACCGGCAGTCATCTGCGGCACGCTGCGATCAACTACATGTTCAGTCAGATCGAACCGGGCGTCTGCTGCCCGATGACCATGACCTACGCAGCCGTTCCCGCGCTCGCCGCCGACGCTGACCTCGCCGCCCTTTGGCAACCCCGGCTGACCGCGCGGGCCTATGACCCGGCGATGATCTCGGTGGATCGCAAGAGGGCTGCGACTCTCGGCATGGCGATGACCGAAAAGCAGGGCGGTTCGGACGTGCGGGCCAATTCGACGCGGGCGGAACCTGACGGCGCGGGCTATCGCCTTTATGGTCACAAATGGTTCTGTTCGGCCCCGATGTGCGACGGCTTCCTGACGCTGGCGCAACTGCCCGAGGGGCTGACCTGCTTTCTGGTCCCGCGCTGGCTGCCCGACGACACGCGCAACCCGTTCACCATCCTGCGGCTGAAAGACAAGCTGGGCAACAAGGCCAATGCCTCGTCCGAGATCGAATACGACGGCACCTATGCGCAGCGGCTGGGCGCGCCGGGCAGGGGCGTGCAGACGATCATCGAAATGGTCCACCACACCCGGCTCGATACCGCGATGGCCCCCGCCGGGCTGATGCGCGCAGCCTTGGGCGAGGCGCTGCACTGGGCGCGGGGGCGGACGGTGTTTCAGAAACGGCTGGTCGATCAGCCGCTGATGCAGGCGGTGCTGGCCGATCTGGCGTTGGAGGCTGAAGGCGCGCTGCTGTTGGCGCTGGATGTGGCGCGGGCTTTCGATGATCCGGCGCGGAGACCCTATGCGCGGCTGGCGGTGGCGCTGGCCAAATTCGCGTCAAACAAAGCCGCACCGGGGATGATTTATGAATGTATGGAGTGCCTTGGCGGCATGGGCTACGTCGAGGACACGCCGCTGCCGATGCTCTACCGCGAGGCCCCGCTCAACTCGATCTGGGAAGGGTCGGGCAATGTGATCTGTCTCGACATCCTGCGAACCCTGGCGCGTGAACCAGAAGCGGGCGCGCAACTGAACGCGCGGCTGGATGCGGCGCGCGGGCTGGACGGGCGGTTCGACACGGCTTTGAACGCGCACCGTGACCGCTGGCCCGGTCTGCCACCCGAGGCACAGGCGCGCTGGTTTGCGGAATCGCTGGCGGCGCTGCTGACGGGCGCGGTGATGCTGGCTGACAGCCCGCTGGCCGGCGAATGGCTGGCGGTGCGGATGGATGCGCGGGGCCGGGTGGCGGGGGCAGTGGGGCCGCTGGATACCGAGGCGATCCTCGGCGCGGTGTGA
- a CDS encoding FtsB family cell division protein, with the protein MNRKRPRFTPVIFYAIAGTFGVYLTFAAVQGEYGLFRRIQIDADAAQLRDERDRLAADLAVLENNTRRLSDQYLDLDLLDQQARDVLGYVRGDEIVLR; encoded by the coding sequence ATGAACCGCAAACGCCCCCGGTTTACCCCGGTTATCTTTTACGCCATCGCCGGAACCTTCGGCGTGTACCTGACCTTTGCCGCCGTGCAAGGAGAGTACGGGCTGTTCCGCCGCATCCAGATCGACGCCGATGCCGCACAACTGCGCGACGAGCGCGACAGGCTTGCCGCCGATCTGGCGGTGCTGGAAAACAACACGCGCAGGTTGTCGGACCAGTATCTGGACCTCGACCTGCTGGACCAGCAAGCGCGCGATGTGCTGGGCTATGTGCGCGGGGACGAGATCGTCCTTCGCTGA
- the pdhA gene encoding pyruvate dehydrogenase (acetyl-transferring) E1 component subunit alpha — translation MAARKTTEKSNISGEELLKYYREMLLIRRFEEKAGQLYGMGLIGGFCHLYIGQEAVVVGLEAAAKEGDKRITSYRDHGHMLVAGMDPKGVMSELTGRSGGYSKGKGGSMHMFSKEKHFYGGHGIVGAQVPLGTGLGFADKYKGNDNVTFVYFGDGAANQGQVYESYNMAELWNLPVVYVIENNQYAMGTSNKRSTKSPNLWERGAAYGIKGESVDGMDVLAVKAAAEKAVAACRAGDGPYILEMMTYRYRGHSMSDPAKYRTREEVEKMRSERDAIERVREMLMTGGLASDEDLKAIDKEIKAIVNEAAEFSKESPEPDVSELWTDIYA, via the coding sequence ATGGCTGCGAGAAAAACGACCGAGAAATCAAACATCTCGGGGGAAGAACTGCTTAAATATTACCGTGAAATGCTGCTGATCCGGCGATTCGAGGAGAAGGCTGGCCAGCTGTATGGCATGGGTCTGATTGGCGGTTTCTGCCACCTCTACATCGGCCAGGAAGCCGTCGTTGTCGGCCTCGAGGCCGCCGCGAAAGAGGGCGACAAGCGCATCACCAGCTACCGTGACCACGGTCACATGCTGGTCGCGGGGATGGATCCCAAAGGTGTGATGTCAGAACTGACCGGCCGGTCTGGAGGCTACTCCAAGGGCAAGGGCGGCTCGATGCACATGTTCTCGAAAGAGAAGCATTTCTACGGCGGCCATGGCATCGTCGGCGCGCAGGTGCCGCTGGGCACGGGCCTCGGCTTTGCCGACAAGTACAAGGGCAACGACAACGTCACCTTCGTCTATTTTGGCGATGGCGCGGCGAACCAGGGCCAAGTGTACGAAAGCTATAACATGGCCGAGCTGTGGAACCTGCCGGTTGTCTATGTGATCGAGAACAACCAATACGCCATGGGCACCTCGAACAAGCGCTCGACCAAATCCCCCAACCTGTGGGAACGCGGCGCGGCCTACGGTATCAAGGGCGAGTCGGTTGATGGCATGGACGTGCTGGCGGTCAAGGCCGCTGCCGAAAAGGCCGTTGCGGCCTGCCGCGCAGGCGATGGCCCCTATATCCTTGAGATGATGACCTATCGCTACCGCGGTCACTCGATGTCGGACCCGGCCAAGTACCGGACCCGCGAGGAAGTCGAGAAAATGCGCAGCGAGCGCGACGCCATCGAGCGCGTGCGCGAGATGCTGATGACCGGCGGTCTGGCCTCGGATGAGGATCTGAAAGCCATCGACAAAGAGATCAAGGCCATCGTCAACGAAGCCGCTGAATTCTCGAAAGAAAGCCCCGAGCCGGATGTTTCCGAGCTTTGGACCGACATCTACGCCTGA
- a CDS encoding pyruvate dehydrogenase complex E1 component subunit beta, giving the protein MAIQILMPALSPTMEEGTLAKWLVKEGDTITSGMIIAEIETDKATMEFEAVDEGTMGKLLVAEGTEGVKVNDPIAVLLEDGDSADAGAEAAAPKAEAAPAAAPATAKPAEAPAPAAPSAPVTPDWPEGTKMKSMTVREALREAMAEEMRGNENVFLMGEEVGEYQGAYKISQGLLDEFGAKRVVDTPITEAGFTGLAVGAAWGGLNPIVEFMTFNFAMQAIDHLINSAAKTNYMSGGQMPCPIVFRGPNGAAARVGAQHSQCYAAWYSHIPGLKVVMPYTAADAKGLLKSAIRDGNPVVFLENEILYGRTFEVPDMDDFTIPLGKARIAREGKDVTIVSFGIGMTYALEAAEKLAADGIDAEVIDLRSIRPMDTAAILASVKKTNRLVTVEEGFPQSSVGNFITSVVMQEAFDYLDAPVINLCGKDVPMPYAANLEKLALITTAEVVEAVHKVTYR; this is encoded by the coding sequence ATGGCCATTCAGATTTTGATGCCCGCCCTCTCGCCGACGATGGAAGAGGGCACGCTGGCCAAATGGCTGGTAAAAGAAGGCGATACCATCACTTCGGGGATGATCATCGCTGAAATCGAGACCGACAAGGCGACGATGGAATTCGAAGCCGTCGACGAAGGCACGATGGGCAAGCTCTTGGTTGCCGAAGGCACCGAAGGCGTGAAGGTCAACGACCCGATCGCCGTGCTGCTGGAAGACGGCGACAGCGCCGATGCAGGGGCCGAGGCCGCCGCCCCCAAGGCCGAGGCCGCGCCCGCCGCTGCCCCCGCCACCGCCAAACCGGCCGAGGCTCCGGCTCCGGCTGCGCCTTCCGCGCCCGTCACACCCGACTGGCCCGAAGGCACCAAGATGAAGTCGATGACCGTGCGCGAGGCCCTGCGTGAGGCCATGGCCGAAGAGATGCGCGGCAATGAGAACGTGTTTCTCATGGGCGAGGAAGTCGGCGAGTATCAGGGTGCCTACAAGATCAGCCAGGGCCTGCTGGACGAATTCGGCGCCAAGCGCGTCGTCGACACGCCGATCACCGAAGCTGGCTTTACCGGCCTTGCCGTCGGCGCGGCCTGGGGCGGTCTGAACCCGATTGTCGAGTTCATGACCTTCAACTTCGCCATGCAGGCCATCGACCACCTGATCAACTCGGCCGCCAAGACCAACTACATGTCCGGCGGCCAGATGCCCTGCCCCATCGTGTTCCGCGGACCCAACGGCGCTGCGGCCCGTGTCGGCGCGCAGCACAGCCAGTGTTATGCCGCGTGGTACAGCCATATCCCCGGCCTGAAAGTGGTGATGCCCTACACCGCCGCCGACGCCAAAGGTCTGCTGAAATCGGCGATCCGCGACGGCAACCCGGTGGTGTTCCTTGAAAACGAGATCCTCTATGGCCGCACCTTCGAGGTGCCGGATATGGACGATTTCACCATTCCGCTCGGCAAGGCCCGCATCGCCCGCGAGGGCAAGGATGTGACCATCGTCAGTTTCGGCATCGGCATGACCTACGCGCTGGAAGCCGCGGAAAAGCTGGCCGCCGACGGCATCGACGCCGAGGTCATCGACCTGCGCTCGATCCGCCCGATGGACACGGCGGCGATCCTGGCTTCGGTGAAGAAGACCAACCGTCTGGTCACCGTGGAAGAGGGTTTCCCGCAAAGCTCGGTCGGCAACTTCATCACCTCGGTGGTGATGCAGGAAGCCTTCGACTATCTGGACGCGCCGGTGATCAACCTGTGCGGCAAGGATGTGCCGATGCCCTACGCCGCCAATCTTGAAAAGCTCGCGCTGATCACCACCGCCGAAGTGGTCGAAGCCGTGCACAAAGTCACCTACCGTTAA
- a CDS encoding pyruvate dehydrogenase complex dihydrolipoamide acetyltransferase, translating into MPVEILMPALSPTMEEGTLAKWLVKEGDTVTSGMVIAEIETDKATMEFEAVDEGTIGKIVIAEGTEGVKVNSLIAVLLEEGESASDIGAPKAEAAPVKSEAKSDAKTETKAEAVTAAPAAPVADGKRVFATPLARRIAKDKGLDLAAVTGSGPHGRIVKADVEGATASPKSAPAAAAPAPAAAAPAKAAMASGASAETVLKMFEGRAYEEVKLDGMRKTVAARLTEAKQTIPHFYLRRSVQLDALMAFRAQLNGQLESRGVKLSVNDFIIKACAMALQKVPDANAVWASDRILRLKPSDVAVAVAVDGGLFTPVIKDSHLKSLSALSAEMKDLATRARNRKLAPHEYVGGSFAISNLGMFGIENFDAVINPPHGSILAVGAGLKQPVVKADGTIGVATVMSMTLSVDHRVIDGALGAEFLTAIIENLENPMAMLA; encoded by the coding sequence ATGCCCGTGGAAATTCTGATGCCCGCGCTGTCGCCCACCATGGAGGAGGGCACGCTGGCGAAATGGCTGGTCAAGGAGGGCGACACCGTCACCTCTGGCATGGTCATCGCCGAAATCGAGACCGACAAGGCGACGATGGAGTTCGAGGCCGTCGATGAAGGCACGATCGGCAAGATCGTCATCGCCGAGGGGACGGAAGGCGTGAAGGTCAACAGCCTGATCGCCGTGCTGCTGGAAGAGGGCGAAAGCGCCTCGGACATCGGCGCGCCCAAGGCGGAGGCGGCTCCGGTCAAGTCTGAGGCCAAGTCTGATGCCAAAACCGAGACCAAGGCCGAGGCGGTGACCGCCGCCCCGGCAGCGCCCGTGGCCGATGGCAAACGCGTCTTTGCCACGCCGCTCGCGCGGCGTATCGCCAAGGACAAGGGCCTCGATCTGGCTGCCGTGACGGGCTCTGGCCCGCATGGCCGTATCGTCAAGGCAGATGTCGAAGGGGCCACCGCCAGCCCGAAATCCGCGCCCGCCGCCGCTGCACCGGCCCCTGCCGCTGCCGCTCCGGCGAAAGCCGCGATGGCCAGCGGTGCTTCGGCTGAAACGGTCCTGAAGATGTTCGAGGGCCGCGCCTATGAAGAGGTCAAGCTCGACGGCATGCGCAAGACCGTTGCCGCCCGCCTGACCGAAGCCAAGCAGACCATCCCGCATTTCTACCTGCGCCGCTCGGTGCAGCTGGATGCGCTGATGGCCTTCCGCGCACAGCTCAATGGCCAGCTGGAAAGCCGGGGCGTCAAGCTGTCGGTGAATGACTTCATCATCAAGGCCTGTGCCATGGCGCTGCAAAAAGTGCCCGATGCCAATGCGGTCTGGGCCAGCGACCGGATCCTGCGGCTCAAGCCGTCGGATGTGGCGGTGGCGGTGGCGGTCGATGGCGGGCTCTTCACCCCCGTGATCAAGGACTCGCATCTCAAATCGCTGTCGGCCCTCTCGGCCGAGATGAAAGACCTCGCCACCCGCGCCCGCAACCGCAAGCTCGCGCCGCATGAATACGTCGGCGGCAGCTTCGCGATCTCCAACCTCGGCATGTTCGGCATCGAGAATTTCGACGCTGTGATCAACCCGCCGCATGGCTCGATTCTTGCCGTGGGCGCGGGACTCAAGCAGCCGGTGGTCAAGGCGGATGGCACGATCGGTGTCGCCACGGTGATGTCGATGACCCTTTCGGTCGATCACCGGGTGATCGACGGCGCGCTGGGGGCCGAGTTCCTGACGGCAATCATCGAGAACCTCGAGAACCCGATGGCCATGCTGGCGTAA
- a CDS encoding CDP-alcohol phosphatidyltransferase family protein gives MDDPNRRPIAARRLAPMHALARLLTARGATPNGISQVSMVFAALGLAAFWAAPMAGSWGQGALLLLAALMIQGRLVCNLVDGLVAVEGGRATPQGAFWNEAPDRVADSLLLWGAGLAAGHPALGLGCAVLAVGTAYLREFGRAEGFVPDFGGPMAKQHRMAALTLGAVVAAFWTTQAAVVLTVALAVIALGTLVTAGLRARRVLGRLAGR, from the coding sequence ATGGATGATCCCAACCGCCGCCCGATTGCCGCCCGCCGGCTGGCACCGATGCACGCTCTGGCCCGGCTGCTGACGGCACGGGGGGCCACGCCGAACGGCATTTCGCAGGTCTCGATGGTCTTTGCGGCGCTCGGGTTGGCCGCCTTCTGGGCCGCGCCGATGGCGGGGTCATGGGGGCAAGGGGCGCTGCTGTTGCTGGCGGCGCTGATGATACAGGGGCGGCTGGTGTGCAATCTGGTCGACGGGCTGGTTGCGGTTGAAGGCGGACGCGCAACGCCGCAAGGTGCGTTCTGGAACGAGGCCCCCGACCGGGTCGCTGACAGCCTGCTGCTGTGGGGCGCGGGGCTGGCCGCCGGTCACCCGGCGCTGGGGCTGGGCTGCGCGGTTCTGGCCGTCGGGACGGCGTATCTGCGCGAATTTGGCCGGGCCGAGGGGTTCGTGCCCGATTTCGGCGGGCCGATGGCCAAGCAGCACCGGATGGCAGCGCTGACCCTTGGCGCGGTGGTCGCGGCCTTCTGGACGACGCAGGCGGCGGTCGTGCTGACCGTCGCGCTGGCGGTCATCGCGCTGGGCACGCTGGTAACGGCGGGTCTGCGGGCGCGGCGGGTGTTGGGGCGCCTTGCGGGACGGTAG
- a CDS encoding phosphatidate cytidylyltransferase, which produces MSLISIPAGLLWLLGGVGAFLALATLIGQILKRRRPQGHAVIANLNARIAAWWVMVALLALAFLAGRAGVVLLFAALAALSLREFLKVTACGRADIWVITGVYAIVLPVQFWAVYIDWYGFYTVFIPVYAFLLMPAVAALAGGSSGFMARAAETQWGLMVCVYGLSHVPAILSLTIPGGEAQHIQLIAWLIFTVQLSDVMQYIWGKLAGRHKLAPELSPSKTWEGMIGGVASAVAVATALWSLTPFSPAGAALMALVVTLMGTLGGLVMSAIKRDKGVKDWGAVIAGHGGFLDRLDSVIFSAPIFFHLTRYYWT; this is translated from the coding sequence TTGTCCCTGATCTCCATACCCGCCGGCCTGTTGTGGCTGCTGGGCGGGGTCGGCGCGTTTCTTGCGCTGGCGACGCTCATTGGCCAGATCCTCAAGCGCCGTCGCCCGCAAGGGCACGCGGTCATCGCCAATCTCAACGCAAGGATTGCTGCGTGGTGGGTGATGGTGGCGCTGCTGGCGCTTGCCTTCCTTGCCGGGCGCGCGGGCGTGGTGCTGCTGTTCGCCGCCCTCGCCGCCCTGTCGTTGCGCGAATTCCTCAAGGTCACGGCCTGCGGACGCGCCGATATCTGGGTGATCACCGGGGTCTATGCCATCGTGCTGCCGGTGCAGTTCTGGGCGGTCTATATCGACTGGTACGGCTTCTATACCGTCTTCATCCCGGTCTATGCCTTCTTGCTGATGCCCGCTGTTGCTGCCCTTGCGGGCGGAAGCAGCGGTTTCATGGCCCGCGCGGCCGAGACGCAATGGGGTCTCATGGTCTGCGTCTATGGCCTGAGCCATGTGCCCGCGATCCTGTCGCTGACCATCCCGGGTGGCGAGGCGCAGCATATCCAGCTTATCGCCTGGCTGATCTTCACCGTGCAGCTGTCGGATGTGATGCAATACATCTGGGGCAAGCTGGCAGGGCGGCACAAGCTGGCGCCCGAACTGTCCCCGTCTAAAACCTGGGAAGGCATGATCGGCGGGGTGGCCAGCGCCGTCGCGGTGGCGACCGCGCTCTGGTCGCTCACCCCCTTCAGCCCCGCCGGGGCGGCGCTGATGGCGCTGGTGGTGACGCTGATGGGCACGCTGGGCGGGCTGGTGATGTCGGCGATCAAGCGCGACAAGGGGGTCAAGGACTGGGGCGCGGTGATCGCCGGGCACGGCGGATTCCTCGACCGGCTGGACAGCGTGATCTTTTCGGCGCCGATCTTCTTTCACCTTACCCGCTACTACTGGACCTGA
- the cysE gene encoding serine O-acetyltransferase, which yields MPETKPRLSQLDPVWQRICEEANQVVRDEPLLGGVMHNNLLHHATMERALAFRFALKLSSAEISEQILREIAEEAYETSPWLGEAARADIVAVHERDPACHRFLQPLMYFKGYQAIQAYRVGHWLWTTGRGDMALFVQMRISEMFGVDIHPAAQIGKGIMIDHAHSIVIGETAVVGDNVSMLHSVTLGGTGKVDGDRHPKIGDGVLIGAGAKVLGNIHIGANSRIAAGSVVLIDVPACKTVAGIPAKIVGEAGCPQPALSMDHRFRE from the coding sequence ATGCCCGAGACCAAACCCAGACTGAGCCAGCTCGACCCCGTTTGGCAGCGCATCTGTGAAGAAGCCAATCAGGTTGTACGCGACGAGCCGCTGCTGGGCGGCGTGATGCACAACAATCTGCTGCACCACGCGACCATGGAGCGGGCACTGGCGTTCCGTTTCGCGCTCAAGCTTTCGTCGGCTGAAATCAGCGAGCAGATCCTGCGCGAGATCGCGGAAGAGGCCTATGAAACCTCTCCCTGGCTGGGCGAAGCGGCGCGCGCCGATATCGTTGCGGTGCACGAGCGCGATCCGGCCTGCCACCGCTTCCTGCAGCCTCTGATGTATTTCAAGGGCTATCAGGCGATACAGGCCTACCGCGTTGGCCATTGGCTGTGGACCACTGGACGTGGCGACATGGCGCTGTTCGTGCAGATGCGGATTTCCGAGATGTTCGGCGTGGATATCCATCCGGCGGCGCAGATCGGCAAGGGCATCATGATCGACCACGCGCATTCCATTGTCATCGGTGAGACGGCGGTGGTGGGCGATAATGTCTCGATGCTGCATTCGGTCACGCTGGGCGGCACCGGAAAGGTCGACGGTGATCGTCACCCCAAGATCGGCGACGGCGTGTTGATCGGTGCCGGGGCCAAGGTGCTGGGCAACATCCATATCGGGGCCAATTCGCGCATCGCGGCGGGGTCGGTGGTGCTGATCGACGTGCCAGCCTGCAAAACGGTGGCCGGGATACCGGCGAAAATCGTCGGTGAAGCGGGTTGCCCGCAGCCGGCGCTGTCGATGGATCACCGCTTTCGCGAGTGA
- a CDS encoding DUF7742 family protein, protein MRPVTLTDLAAAARVLLALPKAQRAAGLAALIARARTADQHRRDTGRNHPAYGNGTLLAAALAHPRAEPQSPGGVDYLMCLAQVIDALLARDRTS, encoded by the coding sequence ATGCGGCCCGTCACGCTGACCGACCTTGCCGCCGCCGCGCGCGTTCTGCTGGCGCTGCCAAAGGCACAGCGCGCGGCGGGTCTGGCTGCGCTGATTGCGCGGGCACGGACGGCGGATCAGCACCGCCGCGACACAGGGCGCAACCATCCCGCTTATGGCAATGGCACCTTGCTGGCAGCGGCTCTGGCGCATCCGCGGGCCGAGCCGCAAAGCCCCGGCGGGGTGGACTATCTGATGTGCCTCGCGCAGGTGATCGACGCGCTTCTGGCGCGCGACCGCACAAGCTGA
- a CDS encoding NlpC/P60 family protein, with amino-acid sequence MADARAALVAEARRWMGTPYCHQASTLGAGCDCLGLVRGVWRARHGAEPVVIPPYGPDWSEPARDEALWRALVQHLRPAPGPMQPGDVLLFRMRAGSVAKHLGILTQAGPVLRFVHAYSGHGVVESPLSSPWARRIVARFDMT; translated from the coding sequence ATGGCTGACGCCCGTGCGGCACTGGTGGCCGAGGCGAGGCGCTGGATGGGCACGCCCTATTGCCATCAGGCCTCGACCCTCGGGGCGGGCTGCGACTGTCTGGGGCTGGTGCGCGGTGTCTGGCGCGCCCGGCACGGGGCTGAGCCCGTGGTGATCCCGCCTTACGGCCCGGACTGGTCGGAACCGGCGCGGGACGAGGCGCTGTGGCGCGCGCTGGTGCAGCATCTGCGCCCTGCGCCGGGGCCCATGCAACCGGGCGACGTGCTGCTGTTTCGCATGCGGGCGGGCTCGGTTGCCAAGCATCTGGGCATCCTGACGCAGGCCGGGCCGGTCCTGCGCTTTGTGCATGCCTACAGCGGCCACGGCGTTGTCGAGAGCCCGCTGAGCTCCCCTTGGGCGCGCCGGATCGTGGCGCGCTTTGACATGACGTGA
- a CDS encoding DUF2163 domain-containing protein, protein MSEVITTRARAWALRRADGSVLGFTDHDRDLSFDGRVFRAGTGMTASAIVQGTGLAVDNTEAAGALSDAALREEDILAGRYDGAELTIWEVDWTDPAWRRVLFRGTLGEITRAGGAFNAELRGLTEPLSQSGGRVFGALCPAVLGDAACGFDLDQPGFVAEVDLLGVGEGGSVLDLPELPDYAADWFVDGQARFLTGAASGIAVPVRREERVGGLRRLHLWSVPGFAPVIGDRVRVEAGCDKRFQTCRFKFLNTLNFQGFPHVPGDDWLQATPRADGGNTGGKRLNG, encoded by the coding sequence ATGAGCGAGGTGATCACCACCCGCGCCCGTGCCTGGGCGCTGCGCCGCGCCGATGGTTCGGTGCTGGGCTTTACCGACCATGATCGCGACCTGAGCTTTGACGGCAGGGTGTTTCGCGCAGGCACCGGCATGACCGCCAGCGCCATCGTGCAGGGCACGGGGCTGGCGGTGGATAACACCGAGGCCGCCGGGGCGTTGAGCGACGCGGCACTGCGCGAGGAGGATATTCTTGCCGGGCGCTATGACGGGGCCGAGCTGACCATCTGGGAGGTCGACTGGACCGATCCCGCCTGGCGGCGGGTGCTGTTTCGCGGCACGCTGGGCGAGATCACGCGTGCGGGCGGCGCGTTCAATGCCGAACTGCGCGGGCTGACCGAGCCTTTGTCGCAAAGCGGTGGGCGGGTGTTTGGCGCGCTGTGCCCGGCGGTGTTGGGCGATGCAGCCTGCGGGTTCGATCTGGATCAGCCGGGGTTCGTGGCAGAGGTCGATCTGCTGGGCGTCGGTGAGGGTGGCTCGGTGCTCGATCTGCCGGAATTGCCCGACTACGCTGCCGACTGGTTCGTCGACGGGCAGGCGCGGTTCCTGACTGGCGCGGCCTCAGGCATCGCGGTGCCCGTGCGGCGCGAAGAACGCGTGGGCGGGTTGCGGCGGCTGCATCTGTGGTCGGTGCCGGGGTTTGCGCCGGTGATCGGCGACCGCGTTCGGGTTGAGGCGGGGTGCGACAAGCGGTTCCAGACCTGCCGGTTCAAATTCCTCAATACGCTGAATTTTCAAGGCTTCCCGCATGTGCCCGGCGACGACTGGCTGCAGGCGACGCCGCGCGCGGACGGGGGGAATACAGGGGGCAAGCGGCTCAATGGCTGA